The Thalassotalea sp. LPB0316 nucleotide sequence GAAAAGCTAAAGAAAAAACAGGCCAAGAAGGTCAGTAAATTCTCTATTTACCTCTCCCTACTCTTTTTGATTGCATTAGGCGCTGGTGCCTTATTGGGATTTGTACCTGTAAATCTCGTATTGATATATATTGGCTTAAGTATCGTTACCTATATCGCCTATGCTTTTGATAAAGCCAGAGCACAAAGTTGTTCATGGCGTATCCCTGAGGACGCACTGCATATGCTTGCCCTGTTCGGCGGTTGGCCTGGCGCTGCTGTCGCGCAGCAGGTGTTGCGCCATAAATCTCAGAAAAAAGCATTCAGAATCGGCTTTTGGTTTACGGTTGCTGTAAATGTTGGCCTGTTGTATTGGTTACTATCGGCAAGTGGTAATCCTATACTCGCTGCTCTTCAATAGTTTAAAAACACAAGGGATAGGATATAAACATTTTTATGCGCATAGAAGCGTTTAATTTATATCTGCGTGTTATCTCAATTTTTTAGTCGACTGAGCTCTTAGTCCTGCAAAGATAGTGGTTGCAACATATTCAGGAAAGTTAGCTGGTATTTTATTTTCAACTTCAGTAATAGCATGTTCGACATTATCAATGAAGTACTCATAATGTTGAGCCGCTTTTTCAACTGGATACTTAAAGTGTGCAGCAGTTGAGACAAAGTGGCGAGGCTGTATTCTGCTCCACTTAAAATGCGTGTTTTTTCCTTTCAACGACATTGCCATCTTGATTTTTTGAGATTGTAACGTGCTTTTCGACATCATAGGATATGCAGACAAAATGTCGTATAGTGGTGTCATTCGGTATTTATTGTTTGGCTCTAAAAACACACTGAAGTTTTTTCCATGGCCATCGATGGCAGCCAACAACCAAAAAAGTATTTGGGTCTTAAAAAAAGTTTCTCGATCCTGCGTATTTGAAGACGCGCTTAATAATTGCAGGCAATCACCAATACCTGGACCTCCATCAGCTTGGTATTTCTTGGCCGACGAGATCCCCTTAGCCTGACAAAAATCTTCTTGGGGCAAACGCATAAGCCACGTTCTATCTGAAGAATATTTACGGTCAAATCGCTCAATACTCAGAACTTTCTGTTCACCAAAATGAAGCACCTGAGTATTTGCAACCTCAAAACCAAAGGCTCTGGCAAGCTCTAAACAGATAAATTCATTTTCACAGCTATCTGTTAAGTCTATTCCTACCTGCGGTAATACTCCCATCGGCAATTTTATTATATGACTCGTTGGCGTTGTGCCTATTGGTTTAGCCCACTGCCCATCAATATTTAGCAATGCGGTTTTCTCTTGAGCGCCAGCAATAGAGATACGGAAGTCTTCATCATCGATTTCCATCCCTAACGGAGTATGTTTATAACCTTGCAGTAGCTTTTCTATTTCTAGCTCTGATAATGGAGTAAAGCTCAACTTATTAAGCAACTCAGGCTCAGCAGTTGATAACTGAATTGCCCCCACGCAGTCATTACCAATCGCAGCTAAAAGATCAAATGCATGCCCTGTTGCTACATCAAAGCGCGCTTGTATTTTGTTCCTGATATCTAGGTTATCTGGTAGCAGATTATCAAAGAAGTTATAAACTACATCACCAGAGTATTTTTGCTTAGTTATTGGCAATGACAAAGAAATGGGTCGGGCACCACTTCGTTCCATCCACTCTTGAGTATAAGAAAAATGTAAACCACCATTCTTATCTTTAGATAAAACACCAACCTTGATGCCATTAAGGCTTACATTTAGGTGCATTTTACCACTCCTGATCCCAGCCTGACTCTTTACTCTTACCGCTCTTAGTCTCTCCAATAGGCGTCAACTCAAACGATAAACCTAATTCATGGGCAATTTTAAATAAAGTATCAATACGAGAAGAACCCGCTGAATTTTCCATTCCTGATATCGTTTTTTGCTTAAGCCCGATGTGCTCAGCCACATCAGTTTGTGTACGGCCCTGTTTCTTTCTTTGCAGCTTTATATAGTCAGCTAACTCTTTCGAATTATTTAACCTCATAGCAACACCTTAAATTAACTTTCTATTTATACCCCCAAGGGTCTATTCATACCAATATACCCCTAAAGGTATACAAGTCAAGCGATTCAAATTAATACCCCACAAGGTATAAACACAACATTACCCCCTATAGGGTATAAATAGAAAAAAATAATTAATCTTAAACACAACGGCATAGGTTGTACCCAATTTAACAATGTTGTTTGTTGAACGTTTGCTATCTTGGGTGAATGAGTTTAACTGACTAAGCTGAACGACGGTAAGTATCACTAATATGAAGTTCGGCAAAAGCGCTAAACAAATATTATGTTCAAGTAGCGATCTGATTAAGCATAGGTCTTAAGACCTTATGCCTATTTCTCTTAACATCCTTAGATCGCCAGCTTTCGCTGTATTGACGGTCGAAAATTCAACTTCTTTGTATAGCTGGTTAAAGCGTACGTTAATACAGACTAGTAAATCATTGATGATTTTATTGGCAGCTTTCTCTGGGATGCTAAGCTCTTTTGCAAATTGAACGGTAGCATTTCAACCATAGATGTATAACGGCAATTTTTACAAAGTAGGGTAGCTAGTTATTTGTTGATAGCTAAGCTATCTCGGTATAAACCGATGCTGACTTATTTCCAAATCAGTTAATAGGGTTGAGCCCTTAAAACTAAGGGCTTGTCATTGCTATTTTAAGTGCTGTTTTAAAAATGCTAACACGTGATTCATGTATTGCTTTTTGTTATCTGGATCAAAAAAACCGTGATTTTCTTTTTCAAAGGCGTGCCATTCATATGGTTTGTTGGCTGCATCGAGTGATGCTTTTAACCTTAGCGAATGCTCATAGGGCACTTGTTGGTCTTCTTCACCGTGGGCGAGCATCAATGGAATTTTGATTTGTTGTGCGTGGTGCACTGGCGACATTTTTGCAATACGAGCGCTATCTGTACCTATCGTTTCTTTAATATAGGCTTTACCAAAGCCCAAGCGTTGAATATCACCTTTTTCACTCAGTAATTGTAAATCGTACACGCCAGCATAACCAATGGCGCACTGGTAAGTATCTGGGTAGTTAATTGCACTTTGAACTGCTGAATAGGCACCAAAACTAGCGCCCATAATACACGCCTTACCTGCTTTGGCTTTGCCTGATTTAATCGCCCATTGATAGGCCTCAAAAATGTCTTGTTGTATCAAACTTCCCCAGTTCTCATAACCGGCCGCTTGGAAGTTATGACCGAATCCAGCTGAGCCTCTAAAATTTACCTGCATTACCGAAAAGCCATTGAGAGCAAGGTATTGCACGTCTGCTGAATATTCCCAGTAATCTCGGCTATGAGGGCCACCGTGCACTAATACCACTAGCGGAGCATTTTTTGACTTCCCTTGGGTGAAGTAGCCAGATATCGTCAGCCCATCTGATGATTTAAACTCAAACGGATCAGTATAAACGAGCTGCTTACTCTTCACTTTAGGGTAATACTTGAAAAGCTTTTTGAGCTTGTTCTTTTTCAGATCGTAAAGGTAGAATTGCCCAGCCTCAATGTCTGACGACACTCTGACAATATATATTTCACCGTTTTCACTTTTACTCGTAATATCAACTGTTTGACCAGGAAATGCGGCAATTAGCCCCTTGAACACTTTTGCTTCGTTAAGCTCGTTATTTAAGATGTAATAACTTGGAAAGCCGTCATCAACACCTAAGGCATAAATGCTGTGGCCATCACTGGTGTATTTTACGTGGTTAATATCGACTTTTTTGTCGGTGATAATTTTCTTCAAGGTGCCCGATGCGAGGTTTAACTTAAATAAGCCGGCTTTATCTTGATTAAAATTATCGATAACGAATAGGTTTTCTTCGCTTTCATCAAGGGTTAGCGGCCAAAATTTATTACCAAAGTTCGAGGTGGGTACTTGCTGCCAACTATCGCCTTTTCTCAAGTGAACTTCGCGGTTGAATTTCTTATTGATCCCCGTAACTACTTTAACATCGCCATTCGAGTTCGTGATGTAATCAGCGTAAGGAACTGGTGAGCCCATTACCAATTTCTTTAATTTGCCGTTATATATATTAAGTTTATACAACCCTGGCATTCTATCGCCTTGGTTATCATAAGGAGTTGATTTAATAAGGATATGGCGCTCTTCATCGGCTAGCCTGTCGACAACATCAGCCCAACCCATGGTACCTTCTTTTTTCTTGAATCGAGAGCCTAATGACGATTCAAAATTTCGATAACCATAAATAAGCTCGCCTCTTGAGCCATCTAAATCTACCGCAAATAATTCACCGTAATAAACCAATTGCTCTTGCCACGGTTCACGCTGATTAATTTTGATAACCACCCGTTCATTGTTCGCCCAAAAATACTCTCCGACTTCATTTTTGCCCGGCAGTTTAGCCGAGCCAACCATTTTCATGTTTTCTCGAGAGATAAAAGCTAACGCGCGTTTGCCTTCTGAGTTAACAGCTACCGCTAAATGCTTGCCGTCTGGTGAAATTTTAACGCTGTGGTAGGTGGCTGAATCAAACAAGTAATCCCACTTGTTGGCGAAACACACGGTTGTCATCAGTGTGTAGATCAGCATGATAGCTAGGTACTTTTTCATTGTTATTATTCCTTGTTAAAGCAATCCTTTGGGCAAAACACTAAGTTATCAGGTAGATAGATGCAACAAAAAATGCCATACACAATGTTTATGTATGGCATTTCTAGTTTACTGGTTAAGCAATTACTGCTTTTTCACACCATCTATTCCAGTATCAGTTACGCTCGCTTAGCAGCATTAAGCGTATTGATAATGTATTGATCGTGGCTTGGCAATTGCGATAACGCCGTTTGTTTTACATCTTTAATTCTGCGCAGCATATTCAGCAGTTGAGCTTCAGGCATACTATCAGCTAGGCAATGGTATTCTTGTGCTGACAGGCCTTGGCCAACCATTACTTGCAACCAAGAAGCCTCTAAAAACAAGTCGTTTTGATCGCGGAATATCAAGCCCTGCTCTTTAAACAATGACAGTTTATTCACTAGTCGCTCTGGCAGTTCCATATGCTGTAGGTCTAACCAAAAGTCGCTGTCAGTTCTTTCATTCTGATGGTAATGCAACACCAAAAAGTCGCGTACTTGCGTGTATTCAAGTTCAGTGAGTTGATTGTACTTTTCACTTAACGCAGGGAAAATTTCGCCGTTTGGAAAGAGGTGTAATAAGCGTGACAAACCCGATTGAATAAAATGAATACTGGTGCTTTCAAGCGGCTCTAAAAATCCTGCCGACAAGCCGATGGCAACCACGTTTTTATACCAAGGTTTTAGGCGTCTTCCGGTAGTAAATTTAAAGGTTTTAGGATCTGAAACGGCCTTTGTATCAAGATTAGACATCAACAAATCTAGCGCTTGTTCATCGCTGTAATGGCTATCGCTATAAACTAGGCCGTTGCCGTTGCGATGTTGCAGTGGAATGCGCCATTGCCAGCCCGAACTATGCGCAATTGAGCGCGTGTATGGCAAGGTAACGTCTAATCGCTCTGAAGCAACGGCTACCGCGCTATTACAAGGCAGGTATTTGCTCCAGTCATCAAAGCCAGCACCCAGTGTTTTTTCAATTAATAGCGCAGCCAAACCCGAGCAATCGATAAATAAATCGCCGCTAATCGATTCGCCACTTTCCAATATTAACGATTCAACATCGCCAGAGAGCTGACATTGAGTTACCTTGTTTACTTTACCTTCAATACGTTTTACGCCTAAGTTTTCACTAAACTTACGTAAAAATGCCGCATACAAGCCCGCATCGAAATGATAAGCATAGGGCAGTTTTAACATGGGGCGTTCAGAGTTAATTTTGGCGAATTTACCTGCTTCAGCCGACATAGCGTTCAAATCGTAGTGCCAAATATCTTCCGATGGGTCAACTAACCCCTGCTTTTTAGCTCGAGCTAAATAATGATGAAATTGGCAAAATGTTGTGTCTCTGCCTGGTGCGCCAAAGGTGTGAAAATAGCTCTGCCCTTGTTTTTTCCAGTTCTCAAACTTGATCGCTAACTTCATCGTCGCTTTCGTTTCTTGAATAAACTGTCTTTCATCAATACCGAGCTTATTATTAAATGCTTGTATGGGAGGAATGGTTGCCTCACCTACGCCTACCGTACCAATAGCTTCAGATTCAACCAAAGTTACCGCGGTACCTTCAGGCAACATTTTTTTCAAGAAAGCGGCGCTCATCCAGCCTGCCGTGCCGCCGCCTAATATCACGACTTTTTTTATTGTTTTTTTCATAAGTATCTCTGCCACGTAAAACAAAAAACAGCCAAAAATCGCTGTTTTTTAGCGCTATAAACCATTCTTAACATACGAAAACAAGAAACTAAAGCACCATTAACGCCTATTAACAATCTATTGATGCCACATTAACATTAATGACTATTGAGCGGTTGTTGTTGATTAATTACACACATAAAAAAATGCCATATACAGAACGAGCATATGGCATTTATCGATGTAAAAAGCGTGTTTTTAACGTGCGGCTGTTAACTCACCGCTTTACTTTTTCATTTTGGCAAAGGCATCGGCAAAGGCGTTGCCCATAGCCGCATTGGTGACCGGCTTGGCTTTTTGCTTCGGCCTATTTTGCTGTTTTGGTTTATTCTGCTGACCGTTTGCCTGGTTAGCTTTGTGTTGCGGCTTGGCTTGTGCCTTATCAGTTAAGCGCATGGTTAAGGTAATGCGTTTTCTATCTGCATCGACTTCTAACACTTTAACTTTTACGATATCGCCCGCTTTAACCACTTCACGGGGATCTGAAATGAACTTGTCGGTAATCGCCGAAATATGCACTAATCCATCTTGATGGACACCAATATCAACAAAGGCACCAAAGTTAGCAACATTGGAGATAACCCCTTCTAAGATCATCCCCACCTTAAGATCGCTGATGGTCTCAACACCTTCTTGAAAGGTTGCGGTTTTAAACTCAGGGCGCGGATCACGCCCCGGCTTTTCTAGCTCAGCAATCACGTCGTTAACGGTGATTTCACCAAAATCATCAGAGGTTAATTCTGCGGTATTTACCTTACTTGCTATGCTAGCTTGACCAATGACCTCGTTAATCGGTTGGCCCAGTTGCTCGATAATTTTCTCAACAATGGCGTAAGTTTCAGGGTGAACGCCTGACATATCTAACGGGTTTTCACCTTCGCGAATACGCAAGAAGCCAGCTGATTGCTCAAACGCTTTTGGCCCTAAACGCGCGACTTTTAGTAACTGTTTACGCTCGTTAAAGCGACCGTTTTGCTCGCGATAAGCGACAATATTTTGTGCAATAGTTTTATTTAACCCCGATACCCGAGCTAGCAACGGCATTGAGGCTTGGTTTAAGTCAACACCAACTTTGTTTACACAATCTTCAATCACATCATCTAAGCTTTGGCTTAATAAACTTTGGCTAACATCGTGTTGATATTGGCCTACACCTATGGCTTTCGGGTCAATTTTCACGAGCTCTGCTAATGGATCTTGTAAACGACGAGCAATTGACACCGCGCCGCGCAATGATACATCAAGCTCGCTAAATTCTTCAGCGGCAAATTCTGAAGCCGAGTAAACCGATGCGCCAGCTTCCGACACCATCACTTTTGTCGGCTTGTTGTTTTCTAGCATTTGAATGGCTTCAGCCACTAACTTGTCGCTTTCTCTTGAACCCGTACCGTTGCCAATCGCTATTAATTCAACCTTATGCTGACGGCATAAATTAACGATGGTGCGCATCGACTTATCCCAATTATTTTGTGGCGCGTGTGGGAAAATCGTATTCGTTGCCAATAGCTTACCTGTGCCATCAACAACCGCTAGTTTACAGCCCGTACGCAAGCCAGGATCTAATCCTAAAGTAACTTTTTCACCAGCAGGCGCTGCCATTAATAAATCGGTTAAGTTTTTAGCAAACACTTTAATTGCTTCAAGCTCGGCTTGTTCGCGCAATTGCCCTAGCGCCTCATTTTCAAGTGAAAGGCTCAATTTGGTTTTCCACGCCAAGCGAATGACGCGTTGAATGAAGGCCGCGCCAGCTTGCTTGGTTAAACGAAAATTAAAGTGCTCGGCAATCATTTGCTCTGCGCTTGAAACGCTTGTGCCTTCGGGGTCAATGGCAATCGCGAGTTGTAAAAAGCCTTCATTGCGCCCGCGCAACATCGCAAGTGCTCGATGTGAAGGTACTTTCGCTAGCTTTTCACTGTGCTCAAAATAATCGCGATACTTCACCGCTTCGTTGTTTTTACCTTTAACTACGCTTGAGGTTAATTGCCCTTGCTTTTGCATTAATCGACGCAGTTTTTGTACTAAAGTGGCTTGCTCGGCGATGTGCTCAATTAAAATAAAGCTGGCACCGTCTAATACCGCTTTGGTGTCGTCTAACCCTTTGGTGGCATCGATGTAGGCATTCGCTTCTTGCTCAGGATCTTTGTGAATATCAGTAAACAATGCCATCGCTAGTGGCGCTAAGCCTGCTTCAATTGCTATTTGGCCTTTCGTTCTGCGCTTGGGTTTAAACGGCAAGTAGATATCTTCAACTTGTGTTTTATTTTCCGCACGCTCAATTGCCTGTTTTAATGCGTCGGTTAGTTTACCTTGCTGCTCAATGTTGATTAACACAACTTGCTTACGCTCATTGAGCTCACGTAAATAGACTAATCGCTGGGCGAGCACCCTAAGGTGATTGTCATCTAAACCTTGAGTTGCTTCTTTACGGTAACGAGCGATAAAAGGTACGGTAGCGCCTTCATCGAGCAATTTTACTGCGGCATCAACCTGCGCCGCTTTTACATTAAGTTCCGTTGCTATTTGTTGTGAAATAGATGACATTCTGTTGCCTTTGAAAATAATTTTTTATCTTGCTCATTGTCATGAACAATCTAGTTTAGGTTTTATTTGATTGATTTATATCAGTTTTTTCATATGTGATCTGATTAATTAACCACACTTTTTCACCTGTTGGCGTGCGAACAACGGCTTCGTCGTCGACTTCTTTTTTCAGCAATGCACGAGCCATTGGCGCATCAATTGAGATATAGTCTTTTCGGCCATAAATTTCATCTGGCCCAACAATGCGAAAGGTGAGTGTATCGCCTGCTTCATCTTCAATTTCGACCCACGCGCCAAAAAACACTTTGCCGTCTTGCTGGGGATTGTAATCAACAATTTTTAAACTCTCGAGTCGTTTTCTCAAATAACGCACGCGGCGGTCAATTTCGCGCAACCGCTTTTTGTTATATTGATAATCGGCATTTTCTGAGCGATCACCTAAGCTTGCTGCCCACGCCACTTTCTTGGTGGTTTCAGGTCGCTCTTCGCGCCATAAATGATCGAGCTCTGCCTGCAATTTCGCAAAGCCTGCTCGGGTAATTAAGTCAGTTTTTTTCATTCTTTATTTGTTACTTAGTTACTCACTACCACGTCATTAAACGGGCGCGAAAGGTTTTGCCTTTCATTTTATCGCGCTCTATTTTCTTTAACGCCACTTTCGCAACATTCGACTGTACCGCAACATAGGCTTTTAGATCGGTTACTTGAATTTTGCCAATTTGATCGCCCTTTATCCCTTGTTTACCGGTTAAACCACCAACAATATCACCGGGGCGAAGTTTGTGCTTTTTACCACCGTCGATTTGAATCGTCACCATTTTTGCTTTTGGCGGCGCAATAGCTAATACATCAGGTGTAGGTAGCGGTAAAGGCTCAACCACCATATCAAAATATTCTTCAAGATCAGCGATTTTACGAGTGTCTTTATCGGTATAAAGTGAACAAGCAATACCTTGAGCGCCAGCGCGACCAGTACGACCAATGCGATGCACGTGTACTTCTGTGTCACGGGTTAAGTGATAGTTAATCACCATTTCTAAATCATCAATATCTAAGCCGCGAGCAGCAACATCAGTTGCTACTAAAATTAATGCACTTTGGTTAGCAAATCTTAACAAAGTTTCATTGCGTTCGCGTTGCTCCATATCACCGTGTAGTGCGAGCACGCTAAAGCCATCGTGTTGTAGTGCTTGATAAATATCGTTTACTTCCGCTTTGGTATTGGCAAAAATAACCGCTGAGCTCGGCTGTTTATCGAGTAATAATCGCTTGGTAGCATCGATGCGCTCGGCACTATTTTCTAGGTGATAAAACGCTTGGCTAATGGCACTTTCTTGATGAACACTCGCCACTTTAATCAGCTCAGGCTGATGCATAAATTTCGCTGATATTTGCTGAATTTTTTCTGGAAACGTAGCACTAAACAACAAAGTTTGCCGATCGTTTGGACACTGTTCAACAATATTATCTAATGCCGCCTGAAAACCCATTTCAAGCATGCGATCGGCTTCGTCTAATACCAGTGTGTTGACGTTTTCAAGATTTAAACGGCCGCGAAATAAGTGATCTTCAATCCGCCCTGGTGTGCCAACAATAATATGTGCGCCGTGCTCTAATGAACCAATTTGTGGCCCCATCGGCATACCGCCACACAACGTAAGTACCTTAATGTTGTGAATACCTCGGGCAAGCGTTCTAATTTCTTTGGCCACTTGATCGGCTAACTCACGCGTAGGGCAAAGCACTAACGATTGGACGCGAAACTTTTTCACGTTAAGTGCTTGCAACAACCCTAACGCAAAAGCTGCGGTTTTGCCCGAGCCAGTTTTTCCCTGACCGATCACGTCTTTCCCAGCAACAATTAACGGCAAGGTTTGCGCCTGAATTGGGGTCATTTGGTGATAACCCAAGCTCGCTAAATTATCGAATAACGCCGGCTTTAAATTTAGGGTAGAAAAGTCTGTTGAATGCACGTTGGCCAACCATCAAGAAAAATAAAGCGGCATTGTATCACTGCATTGCACATTAGTTGAAACCTTTGTCGCAATAGTGTGCTAAATTGCACCAATAGCGATAAAAAGAAGACTGTGATGAAAGCCAATACTGCAATATTTGTTGATGTGCAGAACATCTATTACACCACGCGCCAAGCATTTGGTCGCTCGTTTAACTATCGACAATTTTGGCAA carries:
- the greB gene encoding transcription elongation factor GreB, with amino-acid sequence MKKTDLITRAGFAKLQAELDHLWREERPETTKKVAWAASLGDRSENADYQYNKKRLREIDRRVRYLRKRLESLKIVDYNPQQDGKVFFGAWVEIEDEAGDTLTFRIVGPDEIYGRKDYISIDAPMARALLKKEVDDEAVVRTPTGEKVWLINQITYEKTDINQSNKT
- a CDS encoding Tex family protein, whose protein sequence is MSSISQQIATELNVKAAQVDAAVKLLDEGATVPFIARYRKEATQGLDDNHLRVLAQRLVYLRELNERKQVVLINIEQQGKLTDALKQAIERAENKTQVEDIYLPFKPKRRTKGQIAIEAGLAPLAMALFTDIHKDPEQEANAYIDATKGLDDTKAVLDGASFILIEHIAEQATLVQKLRRLMQKQGQLTSSVVKGKNNEAVKYRDYFEHSEKLAKVPSHRALAMLRGRNEGFLQLAIAIDPEGTSVSSAEQMIAEHFNFRLTKQAGAAFIQRVIRLAWKTKLSLSLENEALGQLREQAELEAIKVFAKNLTDLLMAAPAGEKVTLGLDPGLRTGCKLAVVDGTGKLLATNTIFPHAPQNNWDKSMRTIVNLCRQHKVELIAIGNGTGSRESDKLVAEAIQMLENNKPTKVMVSEAGASVYSASEFAAEEFSELDVSLRGAVSIARRLQDPLAELVKIDPKAIGVGQYQHDVSQSLLSQSLDDVIEDCVNKVGVDLNQASMPLLARVSGLNKTIAQNIVAYREQNGRFNERKQLLKVARLGPKAFEQSAGFLRIREGENPLDMSGVHPETYAIVEKIIEQLGQPINEVIGQASIASKVNTAELTSDDFGEITVNDVIAELEKPGRDPRPEFKTATFQEGVETISDLKVGMILEGVISNVANFGAFVDIGVHQDGLVHISAITDKFISDPREVVKAGDIVKVKVLEVDADRKRITLTMRLTDKAQAKPQHKANQANGQQNKPKQQNRPKQKAKPVTNAAMGNAFADAFAKMKK
- a CDS encoding tryptophan halogenase family protein, whose translation is MKKTIKKVVILGGGTAGWMSAAFLKKMLPEGTAVTLVESEAIGTVGVGEATIPPIQAFNNKLGIDERQFIQETKATMKLAIKFENWKKQGQSYFHTFGAPGRDTTFCQFHHYLARAKKQGLVDPSEDIWHYDLNAMSAEAGKFAKINSERPMLKLPYAYHFDAGLYAAFLRKFSENLGVKRIEGKVNKVTQCQLSGDVESLILESGESISGDLFIDCSGLAALLIEKTLGAGFDDWSKYLPCNSAVAVASERLDVTLPYTRSIAHSSGWQWRIPLQHRNGNGLVYSDSHYSDEQALDLLMSNLDTKAVSDPKTFKFTTGRRLKPWYKNVVAIGLSAGFLEPLESTSIHFIQSGLSRLLHLFPNGEIFPALSEKYNQLTELEYTQVRDFLVLHYHQNERTDSDFWLDLQHMELPERLVNKLSLFKEQGLIFRDQNDLFLEASWLQVMVGQGLSAQEYHCLADSMPEAQLLNMLRRIKDVKQTALSQLPSHDQYIINTLNAAKRA
- the dbpA gene encoding ATP-dependent RNA helicase DbpA yields the protein MHSTDFSTLNLKPALFDNLASLGYHQMTPIQAQTLPLIVAGKDVIGQGKTGSGKTAAFALGLLQALNVKKFRVQSLVLCPTRELADQVAKEIRTLARGIHNIKVLTLCGGMPMGPQIGSLEHGAHIIVGTPGRIEDHLFRGRLNLENVNTLVLDEADRMLEMGFQAALDNIVEQCPNDRQTLLFSATFPEKIQQISAKFMHQPELIKVASVHQESAISQAFYHLENSAERIDATKRLLLDKQPSSAVIFANTKAEVNDIYQALQHDGFSVLALHGDMEQRERNETLLRFANQSALILVATDVAARGLDIDDLEMVINYHLTRDTEVHVHRIGRTGRAGAQGIACSLYTDKDTRKIADLEEYFDMVVEPLPLPTPDVLAIAPPKAKMVTIQIDGGKKHKLRPGDIVGGLTGKQGIKGDQIGKIQVTDLKAYVAVQSNVAKVALKKIERDKMKGKTFRARLMTW
- a CDS encoding helix-turn-helix domain-containing protein, which codes for MRLNNSKELADYIKLQRKKQGRTQTDVAEHIGLKQKTISGMENSAGSSRIDTLFKIAHELGLSFELTPIGETKSGKSKESGWDQEW
- a CDS encoding alpha/beta hydrolase family protein, encoding MKKYLAIMLIYTLMTTVCFANKWDYLFDSATYHSVKISPDGKHLAVAVNSEGKRALAFISRENMKMVGSAKLPGKNEVGEYFWANNERVVIKINQREPWQEQLVYYGELFAVDLDGSRGELIYGYRNFESSLGSRFKKKEGTMGWADVVDRLADEERHILIKSTPYDNQGDRMPGLYKLNIYNGKLKKLVMGSPVPYADYITNSNGDVKVVTGINKKFNREVHLRKGDSWQQVPTSNFGNKFWPLTLDESEENLFVIDNFNQDKAGLFKLNLASGTLKKIITDKKVDINHVKYTSDGHSIYALGVDDGFPSYYILNNELNEAKVFKGLIAAFPGQTVDITSKSENGEIYIVRVSSDIEAGQFYLYDLKKNKLKKLFKYYPKVKSKQLVYTDPFEFKSSDGLTISGYFTQGKSKNAPLVVLVHGGPHSRDYWEYSADVQYLALNGFSVMQVNFRGSAGFGHNFQAAGYENWGSLIQQDIFEAYQWAIKSGKAKAGKACIMGASFGAYSAVQSAINYPDTYQCAIGYAGVYDLQLLSEKGDIQRLGFGKAYIKETIGTDSARIAKMSPVHHAQQIKIPLMLAHGEEDQQVPYEHSLRLKASLDAANKPYEWHAFEKENHGFFDPDNKKQYMNHVLAFLKQHLK
- a CDS encoding type II toxin-antitoxin system HipA family toxin: MERLRAVRVKSQAGIRSGKMHLNVSLNGIKVGVLSKDKNGGLHFSYTQEWMERSGARPISLSLPITKQKYSGDVVYNFFDNLLPDNLDIRNKIQARFDVATGHAFDLLAAIGNDCVGAIQLSTAEPELLNKLSFTPLSELEIEKLLQGYKHTPLGMEIDDEDFRISIAGAQEKTALLNIDGQWAKPIGTTPTSHIIKLPMGVLPQVGIDLTDSCENEFICLELARAFGFEVANTQVLHFGEQKVLSIERFDRKYSSDRTWLMRLPQEDFCQAKGISSAKKYQADGGPGIGDCLQLLSASSNTQDRETFFKTQILFWLLAAIDGHGKNFSVFLEPNNKYRMTPLYDILSAYPMMSKSTLQSQKIKMAMSLKGKNTHFKWSRIQPRHFVSTAAHFKYPVEKAAQHYEYFIDNVEHAITEVENKIPANFPEYVATTIFAGLRAQSTKKLR
- a CDS encoding DUF1294 domain-containing protein; translation: MRLKGKLIKWDADKAYGFIAPNGGGDHVFIHKRGFANKNRTPQLNDVITFTLSKDNHGRHCADEATFSGEKLKKKQAKKVSKFSIYLSLLFLIALGAGALLGFVPVNLVLIYIGLSIVTYIAYAFDKARAQSCSWRIPEDALHMLALFGGWPGAAVAQQVLRHKSQKKAFRIGFWFTVAVNVGLLYWLLSASGNPILAALQ